In a single window of the Natronogracilivirga saccharolytica genome:
- a CDS encoding UDP-N-acetylmuramoyl-L-alanyl-D-glutamate--2,6-diaminopimelate ligase has translation MMNIADLLHIIHPLQTNGHFDGKPGKLVLDSRHVKKDDVFIALRGTRSDGHHFISEAIRRGAAVIIAEHIPDEHSKTPHHDTDAENGPLYIQVADTRHIAGELAQAFAGYPARRLKMTGITGTNGKTTVSTLVYQVLQTLGYNTGLLGTVETRIGDRVMESHLTTPDPVSLAGTLKKMVSKDTAFAVMEVSSHALEQQRVGGIRFDVGAFTNLSRDHLDYHRDMDAYVEAKQRLFLSLDSDAIAVINRDDPSAHKVIEECQARIWDFGFENNKDFRILDESPEGMVLDLDGTIVSTPLAGRYNAYNVAQAYLICLALGCTKGSVASALGEARGAAGRLERVKPEGYDDDDLTPAVLESAPSVFVDYAHTPDALENVLQALTAVRTEGVTLHVVFGCGGDRDTTKRPEMGQIADQYADVITLTSDNPRTEDPDAIIRDIRQGIVRGDRLYIQPDRRKAIRSAVLDADTSTVVLVAGKGHETYQEVHGRRRKFDDRKVAGKAIAEWIERRDSKKRRQKQRNGRNDNESKKEVR, from the coding sequence ATGATGAACATTGCCGATCTGCTCCATATCATCCATCCCCTCCAGACGAACGGACATTTCGACGGCAAGCCCGGCAAGCTTGTGCTTGACTCCCGGCATGTGAAAAAGGACGATGTGTTCATTGCACTGAGAGGTACCCGTTCAGACGGCCATCATTTCATCAGTGAAGCCATCCGCAGGGGGGCGGCCGTCATCATCGCAGAGCACATACCCGATGAGCACAGCAAAACCCCGCATCACGACACAGACGCCGAAAACGGACCGCTCTACATCCAGGTGGCCGATACACGGCATATCGCTGGAGAACTGGCCCAGGCCTTTGCCGGATACCCTGCCCGCCGGCTGAAAATGACCGGCATCACCGGAACCAACGGCAAAACGACCGTTTCCACACTGGTCTATCAGGTGCTGCAAACGCTTGGGTACAACACTGGCCTGCTTGGAACCGTGGAGACGCGCATAGGCGACAGGGTCATGGAAAGCCACCTTACCACCCCGGATCCGGTCAGCCTTGCCGGCACACTGAAAAAGATGGTCAGCAAGGATACGGCATTTGCCGTAATGGAGGTCTCTTCGCATGCCCTGGAGCAGCAGAGAGTCGGCGGAATCCGGTTTGATGTCGGCGCCTTTACCAATCTGAGCCGGGACCACCTCGATTATCATCGCGATATGGATGCCTATGTTGAGGCAAAACAGCGTCTCTTCCTCTCGCTCGACTCCGATGCCATTGCGGTCATCAATCGTGATGATCCCTCTGCACACAAGGTCATCGAAGAGTGCCAGGCCCGCATCTGGGATTTCGGATTTGAAAACAATAAGGACTTCCGCATCCTCGATGAAAGTCCCGAAGGAATGGTGCTTGATCTGGACGGTACCATTGTCAGCACCCCTCTGGCCGGAAGATATAACGCCTACAACGTAGCGCAGGCCTATCTGATCTGTCTGGCGCTCGGCTGTACCAAAGGCAGTGTGGCCTCGGCGCTCGGTGAAGCCCGGGGAGCAGCCGGCCGGCTTGAAAGAGTCAAGCCCGAAGGGTATGATGACGACGATCTTACTCCCGCCGTGCTGGAATCGGCGCCGTCTGTTTTTGTGGATTACGCCCACACCCCGGACGCGCTTGAGAATGTACTTCAGGCACTTACTGCGGTCCGCACCGAAGGGGTGACGCTGCATGTGGTTTTTGGATGCGGCGGTGACAGGGATACCACCAAACGTCCGGAAATGGGACAGATCGCCGATCAGTATGCCGATGTCATAACGCTGACTTCGGATAATCCCAGGACCGAAGATCCGGATGCGATCATTCGCGACATCAGGCAGGGTATCGTTCGCGGTGACCGGCTCTACATTCAGCCCGACCGCCGCAAGGCAATCCGCTCCGCCGTGCTGGATGCGGATACCAGTACCGTCGTGCTGGTGGCCGGCAAGGGGCACGAGACCTATCAGGAAGTACACGGAAGAAGACGAAAATTTGATGACCGCAAGGTGGCCGGCAAAGCCATCGCCGAGTGGATCGAAAGACGCGATTCCAAAAAGCGCAGGCAGAAACAGCGGAACGGCCGGAATGACAACGAATCAAAAAAGGAGGTGCGCTGA
- a CDS encoding penicillin-binding transpeptidase domain-containing protein — protein MADQKENILHRMFLVFGFLLLIPVLIGLQILRVQWLEGGELRALWSAQTIDAISIPAQRGAILDSEGRELVGNTVTYRVAVDPHFPGVSSDEIREFTEELASVGTRSAQYYRQRINRASPGSRYVVLERNISAEAAEQLRESRSRAVILEEQYRRRYSHNRLASHVVGYVNHQLAGMSGLEASYDEYLRGKDGERQVRRDRSGRIRSFVGAPRRQPEQGHTIISTIDSHIQAIAEAELKSGIERGMASGGAVVILEPKTGAVKAMASYPDFDPNNPSESPSENRRNAVISDMVEPGSTFKLVTAVAAMENNAVRLDESFDTGDGRRLISGQVMRDHDPLGTITFDEAIRKSSNIVTSEVAGRIPSETLYQYARNLGFGSRTFVDLPGEESGRLRKPYEWSGVTKPWLSIGYEVQVNLLQLAQAYAAFANDGVIMRPYVVDRVVDESGRVVKKQRPETVRRAIRPETVKQLEPVFESVVTDSGTAGYARIDGLRIAGKTGTAQKFLEGRYQARYMATFAGYFPAEDPKYVALVMIDEPRLSFYGGFIAGPVFRNIALRLIGLDDGLHLAPDEDEIRGMWAVVPDLRGMSRSEAEAVLKDYNIRHRFDGRGSYVTGQSTAAGEQIIRTDPLQVTLGDSIAEESSRTSEHHASVPDVRGMSMRKASAWLRKYGFEVEMIGSGTVYAQFPLAGENYRTGRQVTIRGRARDLPTILTQKGT, from the coding sequence ATGGCAGATCAGAAAGAAAACATATTGCATCGTATGTTTCTGGTGTTCGGGTTTTTGCTCCTGATACCGGTTCTGATAGGGCTGCAGATACTGCGGGTGCAGTGGCTGGAGGGGGGCGAGCTGCGCGCATTGTGGAGTGCCCAGACCATAGATGCCATATCCATCCCTGCACAGCGCGGGGCCATACTTGACAGTGAGGGCCGGGAGCTGGTGGGCAACACCGTCACCTACCGGGTTGCCGTAGACCCGCATTTTCCCGGCGTTTCAAGCGATGAGATCCGTGAGTTTACCGAAGAGCTGGCATCAGTGGGAACCCGCAGCGCACAATATTACCGTCAGCGCATCAATCGGGCCTCGCCGGGTTCGAGATATGTCGTGCTGGAGCGCAATATCTCCGCGGAAGCGGCAGAGCAGCTTCGTGAATCCCGTTCAAGAGCGGTGATTCTCGAGGAGCAGTACCGTCGCAGATACAGCCACAACCGGCTTGCCTCCCATGTTGTGGGATATGTCAATCATCAGCTGGCCGGGATGTCCGGACTTGAGGCCTCTTACGATGAATATCTGCGGGGCAAGGACGGTGAACGCCAGGTCAGAAGGGACCGCAGCGGGCGCATCCGCTCTTTTGTCGGTGCTCCGCGCAGGCAGCCCGAGCAGGGCCATACTATCATTTCCACCATCGATTCCCATATCCAGGCCATCGCCGAGGCGGAACTGAAAAGCGGCATTGAAAGGGGGATGGCAAGCGGCGGTGCCGTCGTGATCCTTGAACCGAAAACGGGCGCCGTCAAGGCAATGGCATCCTATCCCGATTTCGATCCCAATAATCCGTCGGAGTCGCCATCCGAAAACAGAAGGAATGCGGTGATTTCCGATATGGTGGAACCGGGATCTACATTCAAGCTGGTGACGGCAGTGGCCGCAATGGAAAATAATGCGGTGCGGCTTGACGAAAGTTTCGATACCGGGGACGGGCGGCGGCTGATCAGCGGACAGGTGATGCGCGACCATGATCCGCTCGGCACCATCACATTTGACGAGGCCATCCGCAAATCATCGAACATTGTGACGTCGGAAGTGGCTGGAAGAATTCCCTCTGAAACATTGTACCAATATGCCCGGAACCTGGGATTCGGATCACGGACCTTTGTCGATCTGCCCGGCGAAGAGTCCGGAAGGCTGCGCAAGCCGTATGAATGGTCCGGGGTCACAAAGCCATGGCTCTCCATCGGTTACGAAGTGCAGGTCAATCTGCTGCAGCTGGCACAGGCCTACGCGGCGTTTGCAAACGACGGTGTCATCATGCGGCCGTATGTTGTGGACAGGGTGGTGGATGAATCGGGCCGGGTAGTGAAGAAGCAACGGCCGGAGACGGTCCGCCGTGCCATAAGGCCGGAGACGGTGAAGCAGCTTGAGCCCGTATTCGAAAGCGTGGTAACCGACTCCGGCACAGCCGGTTATGCGCGCATTGACGGGCTTCGGATCGCCGGCAAGACGGGTACGGCCCAGAAGTTTCTGGAGGGCAGGTACCAGGCGCGTTACATGGCCACATTTGCGGGATACTTCCCCGCAGAAGATCCCAAATACGTGGCTCTGGTGATGATCGACGAACCGCGGCTGAGTTTCTACGGCGGATTCATTGCCGGACCGGTGTTCCGGAACATCGCCCTGCGCCTGATCGGGCTGGATGACGGGCTGCACCTTGCCCCGGATGAAGATGAAATCAGGGGCATGTGGGCTGTTGTGCCGGATCTGAGGGGCATGAGCCGCAGTGAAGCCGAAGCCGTACTGAAAGACTATAATATCCGGCATCGGTTCGATGGCCGGGGCAGTTATGTGACCGGCCAGAGCACCGCCGCCGGTGAACAGATCATACGCACCGACCCGCTGCAGGTTACCCTCGGGGATTCCATCGCCGAAGAGAGCTCGCGGACCAGCGAACACCATGCAAGCGTTCCGGATGTCAGGGGAATGAGTATGCGCAAAGCATCCGCCTGGCTCCGCAAGTACGGGTTTGAAGTTGAAATGATCGGTTCCGGAACCGTATACGCCCAGTTTCCGCTTGCCGGGGAAAACTATCGTACCGGCCGGCAGGTTACCATCCGCGGCCGCGCCCGGGATCTGCCAACCATTTTAACTCAAAAGGGGACATGA
- the rsmH gene encoding 16S rRNA (cytosine(1402)-N(4))-methyltransferase RsmH: MTDVSYHKPVLLNEAIQYLVTDPNGVYVDGTLGGGGHSARILQELSGDGHLYACDQDEDALAYAGERFQDEERMTIIRGNFGYIDTLLPKRVHGRISGMLLDLGVSSYQIDVPERGFSFQKDGPLDMRMGRLQASTASEIVNTYEYEDLRNLLYEYGEERHSGRIAREVIRSRPLETTAELRDVVASVVPDRFLNKSLARIFQALRIAVNSELRMLKQVLEKGTALLADDGRFVVITYHSLEDRLCKNYFRTGNFEGRPVKDFYGNDIRPLSVVNKKVISPSEKEQAENPRARSAKLRVARKIPASGAAGETGESASGKRSETKKGGSV, from the coding sequence ATGACCGATGTTTCATATCACAAACCAGTATTGCTCAATGAAGCGATACAGTATCTGGTTACCGACCCGAACGGAGTCTATGTAGACGGCACGCTTGGTGGCGGAGGGCACAGTGCGCGCATTTTGCAGGAGCTTTCTGGTGACGGACATCTCTACGCTTGTGATCAGGATGAAGATGCACTGGCGTATGCGGGTGAAAGGTTCCAGGACGAAGAGCGCATGACCATCATCCGCGGCAATTTTGGATACATCGATACGCTGCTTCCCAAACGTGTGCATGGCCGTATCAGCGGCATGCTGCTTGACCTGGGGGTATCCTCCTATCAGATAGATGTGCCGGAGCGCGGTTTCAGTTTTCAGAAGGACGGCCCGCTGGATATGCGGATGGGCAGGCTGCAGGCTTCCACGGCATCGGAGATTGTCAACACCTATGAATATGAAGATCTGCGCAACCTGCTCTATGAATACGGTGAAGAGCGTCACAGCGGGCGCATAGCCAGAGAGGTCATCCGCTCCCGTCCGCTTGAGACAACTGCCGAATTGCGTGATGTTGTGGCATCGGTGGTGCCCGACCGGTTTTTGAACAAATCCCTGGCAAGAATATTTCAGGCCCTGCGCATTGCAGTAAACAGCGAGCTGCGCATGCTGAAGCAGGTTCTTGAAAAAGGCACGGCCCTGCTCGCGGATGACGGCCGCTTTGTGGTGATTACATACCATTCACTTGAGGACCGCCTGTGCAAAAACTATTTCCGTACAGGAAATTTTGAAGGCAGGCCGGTCAAGGATTTCTACGGCAACGATATCCGTCCGCTCAGTGTGGTGAATAAAAAAGTGATAAGTCCGTCGGAGAAAGAGCAGGCTGAAAATCCCAGGGCAAGAAGTGCCAAACTGAGGGTTGCCCGGAAGATACCCGCAAGCGGAGCAGCCGGCGAAACCGGAGAATCCGCATCCGGAAAAAGGTCAGAGACTAAAAAAGGAGGGAGCGTATGA
- a CDS encoding division/cell wall cluster transcriptional repressor MraZ, with the protein MASFKGEYDHSIDSKGRVSFPAKLRKYLPPQNQDSFTILKGLDRCLLLYPEEYWIGVEERLSRINEFQQKGRKVLRNFLRSADDITLDKHNRIAIPPKLMEWANISNRVIFIGMGESIELWSPDMLDKADEELDTDTYRELFEHVMGDGLEQ; encoded by the coding sequence GTGGCAAGCTTCAAAGGTGAATACGATCATTCCATCGACAGCAAAGGTCGCGTGAGCTTCCCGGCGAAGTTGCGTAAATATCTGCCTCCGCAAAATCAGGACAGTTTCACCATCCTGAAAGGTCTGGACCGGTGTCTGCTGCTGTATCCTGAGGAGTACTGGATCGGAGTGGAAGAGCGTCTGTCCCGCATCAACGAATTTCAGCAAAAAGGCCGGAAGGTTCTCCGGAATTTTCTCCGGTCTGCAGATGATATAACTCTGGACAAGCACAACCGCATTGCCATTCCGCCGAAGCTCATGGAATGGGCTAATATTTCAAATCGTGTCATTTTCATCGGAATGGGTGAAAGCATTGAGCTGTGGTCGCCTGATATGCTTGACAAAGCCGATGAGGAGCTGGATACGGATACCTACCGTGAACTTTTTGAACATGTAATGGGAGATGGCCTCGAGCAATGA
- the thrA gene encoding bifunctional aspartate kinase/homoserine dehydrogenase I, producing MLRILKFGGSSLYDINRIRNAVDIVNQQRKDAEVAVVVSALGGVTDELIALMSLASDADAAWQERFDLLKKRHESTLAALEPVDADEQKERIAHLLTALEAELSALQGQGKISPRQSDRVVSYGERLSSNIFAAALKATGAESGAYESHKLVRTNNRFGDADVDTITTIRQIRQALHPLNNLVPVVTGFIGSTSDNEITTLGRSGSDYTASLLGEALDAHEVQIWTDVNGVLTADPDIVPTAVTIPQLHYSEIAEMSHFGAKVLHPRTVLPLQARNIPILIKNTMSPEARGTVITRDYQATSGRLRSVSVKKNIMVIALRSRGLDRIHELSLRTLKALDRHGVQVHFQAAASSDYGITVVVPADEAESTREALLEEFETEHENGLIDTPQLLDQVSMVTVIGEKLERDLGISGAVLSVLGENGIAPLAMAKGLANRHLSLLLYNREAEMAVRLLNDHFCIHTHRVRLFVAGTGAIGSKLLELLGELEDPKVDLSIIGACDTDKMAWHPSGIPAAKVKERIRQGQKTDWGFIVDHLIKEYPYRTVFVDATGDAEVARKYPQLLSAGIHIVTPSKRANSFEQEYFDTLMSYTVNKNTHYLYEATVGAGMPVIQTIKDLRRSGDEVRAVSGVVSGTMTYLFAGLEQGIPFDQIIRSVLREGISEPDPRDDLSGEDVARKFLILARTSGFRVEREDVSVEDVIPAGMKSLSLDAFFEKLPEENASWADRVAEASARGEVLRYTGHLENGAIRVGIESVPKKSSLGTLQGTNNLLLFKTRRYSDQPLIIQGPGAGREVTAAGVLADIQKISRRLLK from the coding sequence ATGCTGCGAATTTTAAAATTCGGAGGGTCATCCCTCTATGATATCAACCGGATTCGCAATGCCGTTGATATCGTCAACCAGCAGCGCAAGGACGCTGAAGTCGCCGTTGTGGTCTCTGCTCTCGGTGGCGTAACTGATGAACTTATTGCCCTGATGTCTCTGGCATCGGATGCAGACGCTGCCTGGCAGGAGCGCTTTGACCTTCTGAAAAAGCGTCATGAGTCCACCCTTGCGGCTCTGGAGCCCGTTGACGCTGATGAACAAAAGGAGCGCATCGCACACCTTTTAACCGCGCTCGAAGCCGAACTGTCCGCTCTTCAGGGTCAGGGCAAAATTTCCCCGAGACAAAGTGACCGCGTGGTGTCCTACGGAGAGCGGCTTTCATCCAATATTTTTGCTGCTGCCTTGAAGGCCACCGGCGCCGAATCCGGGGCATATGAATCGCACAAACTGGTACGCACCAACAACAGATTCGGCGATGCCGATGTGGATACGATCACTACCATCCGCCAGATTCGTCAGGCCCTCCATCCGCTGAACAATCTGGTGCCCGTGGTGACCGGTTTTATCGGGTCAACGTCCGACAATGAAATTACCACCCTGGGGCGTTCGGGCTCCGATTATACCGCCAGCCTTCTTGGCGAGGCGCTTGACGCGCATGAAGTCCAGATCTGGACGGATGTCAATGGCGTGCTCACAGCTGATCCCGATATTGTTCCGACTGCGGTGACCATACCCCAGCTGCATTACTCCGAAATCGCGGAGATGTCACATTTTGGAGCCAAGGTGCTCCACCCGCGCACCGTGCTGCCGCTGCAGGCGCGCAACATCCCGATCCTCATTAAAAACACCATGAGCCCGGAGGCAAGGGGCACCGTCATTACCCGGGATTATCAGGCGACATCCGGCCGTTTGCGGTCGGTATCGGTCAAAAAGAACATCATGGTGATTGCGCTGCGAAGCCGCGGGCTGGACCGCATCCATGAGCTGAGTCTCCGCACGCTGAAAGCTCTTGACCGGCATGGAGTTCAGGTGCACTTTCAGGCGGCGGCCTCCTCGGATTACGGCATTACGGTGGTGGTTCCCGCCGATGAAGCCGAATCGACCAGGGAGGCGTTGCTGGAAGAGTTTGAAACCGAGCATGAAAATGGTCTGATCGACACGCCGCAGTTACTGGATCAGGTATCCATGGTGACTGTGATCGGCGAGAAGCTTGAACGCGACCTGGGTATCAGCGGAGCCGTTCTTTCGGTACTGGGTGAAAACGGCATTGCACCCCTGGCCATGGCCAAAGGCCTGGCAAACCGGCATCTCAGCCTGCTTTTGTATAATCGCGAAGCGGAAATGGCGGTTCGTCTGCTGAATGACCACTTCTGCATCCATACCCATCGTGTTCGCCTGTTTGTTGCCGGGACAGGTGCCATCGGAAGCAAGCTTCTTGAACTGCTCGGGGAGCTCGAGGATCCCAAAGTGGATCTCAGTATTATCGGAGCCTGTGACACCGACAAAATGGCATGGCATCCCTCCGGAATACCGGCTGCAAAGGTGAAAGAGCGGATCCGGCAAGGCCAGAAAACGGACTGGGGGTTTATTGTCGACCATCTCATCAAGGAATATCCATACCGGACCGTTTTTGTTGATGCCACCGGGGATGCTGAAGTTGCCAGGAAATATCCGCAGCTGCTCAGTGCCGGCATCCACATTGTGACTCCCAGCAAGAGAGCCAACAGTTTTGAGCAGGAGTATTTCGATACGCTGATGAGCTACACGGTCAACAAAAATACACATTATCTGTACGAGGCCACTGTCGGGGCCGGCATGCCGGTCATCCAGACCATCAAGGACCTGCGGCGCAGCGGCGATGAGGTCAGGGCTGTTTCGGGCGTGGTATCCGGAACCATGACCTATCTGTTTGCCGGACTTGAACAGGGTATACCGTTTGATCAGATCATCAGGTCGGTGCTGCGCGAGGGCATATCCGAGCCGGATCCGCGCGACGATCTGTCCGGGGAAGATGTCGCCAGAAAATTTTTGATTCTGGCCCGGACTTCCGGGTTCCGTGTTGAGCGCGAGGATGTTTCCGTGGAAGATGTGATTCCTGCCGGAATGAAATCACTTTCGCTTGATGCTTTTTTTGAAAAACTTCCGGAAGAAAATGCCAGTTGGGCGGACCGGGTCGCCGAGGCATCCGCCCGCGGAGAAGTGCTGCGGTATACGGGACATCTGGAAAACGGAGCCATCCGGGTCGGCATCGAATCGGTTCCCAAAAAGTCATCTTTGGGAACGCTGCAGGGAACGAACAATCTGCTTCTGTTCAAAACCAGGCGCTACAGCGACCAGCCACTCATTATTCAGGGTCCGGGTGCCGGAAGGGAAGTCACCGCTGCCGGAGTGCTTGCCGACATCCAAAAAATCAGCCGAAGACTGTTGAAGTAG